In a genomic window of Chryseobacterium sp. G0162:
- a CDS encoding DUF423 domain-containing protein produces the protein MKTITLVFGAVYGMVSVILGAFGAHALKKILAVERLESFETGVRYQMYAAFFLLIIGYILKFETSAERWTSILMIAGTLLFSVSIYFLSMQDYLGMNLKFLGPITPLGGLMMILSWGMLILYFVKNKI, from the coding sequence ATGAAAACAATTACTTTAGTTTTTGGAGCGGTTTACGGAATGGTGTCTGTAATCCTGGGTGCATTTGGAGCACACGCTTTAAAGAAAATATTAGCTGTGGAAAGACTGGAAAGTTTTGAAACAGGAGTAAGATATCAGATGTATGCAGCCTTTTTCCTGCTGATTATCGGGTATATCTTGAAATTTGAAACTTCTGCTGAAAGATGGACCTCAATTTTAATGATTGCAGGTACCCTTTTATTCTCAGTGAGTATCTATTTCCTGAGCATGCAGGATTATCTGGGAATGAATCTTAAATTTTTAGGACCTATCACTCCGCTTGGAGGCTTGATGATGATCTTAAGCTGGGGAATGTTGATTCTTTATTTTGTTAAAAACAAAATCTAA
- a CDS encoding hydroxymethylglutaryl-CoA reductase, degradative — MNHKPIEGFSKLPKHGKIDWLVNEYLEGNQEYQNILKQYWNEDADLQKLHEEFSENTISNFYMPYGIAPNFLIDGKLLALPMAVEESSVVAAASKAAKFWIDKGGFKTTIINTEKLGHTHFIFNVEPHKLLHFFNFSLKKKLLESTEDITANMRRRGGGILNISLVDKTSEMPNYYQLKASFDTVDSMGANFINSCLEQFGKTLRQEVATSEDFTQDEKNSLQIVMNILSNFTPDCIVRAEVSCKMEDLKDDSGISPEEFASKFKQAVTIAEIEPYRATTHNKGVMNGVDAVVIATGNDFRATEACAHAYAARDGQYRSLTHCTTDNGVFRFWIDLPISVGVVGGLTNLHPLVKFSLALLGKPSAQELMSILAVSGLAQNFGALRSLVTTGIQKGHMKMHLLNILNQLGATEEEKQHFVTYFKDKTVSHHEVINEFNRMRGN, encoded by the coding sequence ATGAATCATAAACCGATCGAAGGTTTTTCTAAGCTTCCAAAGCATGGGAAAATCGACTGGCTTGTAAACGAATATCTTGAAGGTAATCAGGAATATCAAAATATATTAAAACAATATTGGAATGAGGATGCAGATCTTCAGAAACTTCACGAAGAGTTTTCTGAAAATACAATTTCCAATTTCTATATGCCTTACGGAATTGCGCCTAACTTTTTAATTGACGGAAAATTATTGGCACTCCCAATGGCCGTTGAAGAAAGTTCAGTAGTTGCAGCCGCTTCCAAAGCTGCAAAATTCTGGATTGATAAAGGAGGTTTCAAAACAACCATCATCAACACAGAAAAATTAGGGCATACTCATTTTATCTTCAATGTAGAACCTCATAAATTATTACATTTCTTTAATTTCAGTTTAAAGAAAAAATTACTTGAGTCTACAGAAGACATTACAGCTAATATGAGAAGACGCGGAGGTGGAATTCTGAATATCAGCCTTGTGGATAAAACGTCAGAAATGCCGAATTACTACCAATTGAAAGCAAGTTTTGATACTGTAGATTCAATGGGAGCTAATTTTATTAATTCATGTCTTGAACAGTTTGGAAAAACATTGAGGCAGGAAGTTGCCACAAGCGAGGATTTTACTCAGGATGAAAAGAATTCATTACAGATCGTAATGAATATCCTTTCTAACTTTACCCCTGATTGTATTGTAAGAGCTGAGGTTTCCTGTAAAATGGAAGACTTAAAAGATGACAGCGGAATTTCTCCTGAAGAATTTGCTTCTAAATTTAAACAGGCAGTAACGATTGCTGAAATTGAACCTTACCGTGCCACCACTCACAATAAAGGAGTGATGAATGGAGTAGATGCTGTAGTAATTGCTACCGGAAATGACTTCAGAGCAACGGAAGCTTGTGCTCATGCATACGCTGCAAGAGATGGACAATACAGATCTTTGACACATTGTACAACCGATAACGGAGTTTTCAGATTTTGGATAGATCTTCCGATTTCTGTGGGAGTAGTAGGCGGTTTAACGAACCTACATCCATTGGTAAAGTTCTCTCTAGCATTACTTGGAAAACCATCTGCTCAGGAATTGATGAGTATTTTGGCTGTTTCAGGATTGGCTCAAAACTTCGGGGCATTGCGTTCATTGGTAACTACAGGAATTCAGAAAGGACACATGAAAATGCACTTACTAAACATTCTGAACCAACTGGGAGCTACTGAAGAAGAAAAACAGCATTTTGTGACTTACTTTAAGGATAAAACAGTGAGTCACCATGAGGTAATCAATGAGTTTAACAGAATGAGAGGAAACTAA
- a CDS encoding putative DNA modification/repair radical SAM protein — MNFDRLKEKLEILADAAKYDVSCSSSGGTRKNKKGALGDSSISGICHTYTEDGRCVSLLKILLTNHCIYDCAYCVSRSSNDIKRAAFTVEEVVDLTINFYRRNYIEGLFLSSGIFKNADTTMERLVRVAKKLRLEENFNGYIHLKSIPGASEELMQEAALYADRLSINLEIPTESGLKLLAPEKNREDMINPMRYIQKGIVQYQDEKKILKKVPKFAPAGQSTQMIVGATNENDLQIIKVADHFYKNFNLKRVYYSGYVPVLEDNRLPSLTTEVPMLRENRLYQSDWLMRFYGFKAEEILDPNVPFLDLEMDPKLSWALRNLHQFPVNIQTADYQMILRIPGIGVKSAQKIVSARRFQMLTLDHLKQLGAAVNRAKYFIDFNAGNAYLKYLTDKNFRKLLVGGSSSKFHNQFSQQLSLF; from the coding sequence ATGAATTTTGACCGCCTTAAAGAAAAACTTGAAATCCTGGCTGATGCTGCGAAGTATGATGTTTCGTGCTCATCAAGCGGAGGAACGAGAAAGAATAAAAAAGGGGCTTTGGGAGATAGTTCCATAAGCGGAATTTGTCATACTTATACCGAAGATGGCAGATGTGTTTCTTTACTCAAGATTTTATTGACTAATCATTGCATTTATGATTGTGCTTATTGTGTATCCAGAAGCTCAAATGATATAAAAAGAGCTGCATTTACGGTAGAAGAGGTGGTTGACCTGACGATTAATTTTTACCGTAGAAATTATATTGAAGGTCTGTTTTTGAGTTCCGGAATTTTCAAAAATGCAGACACAACAATGGAACGGCTTGTAAGGGTTGCCAAAAAACTGCGTCTGGAAGAGAATTTCAATGGATATATTCATTTGAAATCCATTCCAGGAGCCAGTGAAGAACTCATGCAGGAAGCAGCATTATATGCAGACAGACTTTCCATAAATCTGGAAATCCCAACTGAAAGCGGCCTAAAACTATTAGCCCCTGAAAAGAACCGGGAGGATATGATTAATCCTATGAGATATATTCAGAAAGGGATTGTTCAATATCAGGATGAAAAAAAGATTTTAAAGAAAGTTCCCAAATTTGCTCCGGCGGGACAATCTACTCAAATGATTGTAGGAGCTACCAATGAAAATGATCTACAAATTATCAAAGTTGCAGATCATTTTTATAAAAACTTTAACCTCAAAAGAGTCTATTATTCGGGATATGTTCCGGTTTTAGAAGATAACAGGCTTCCTTCTTTAACTACCGAAGTACCCATGCTTCGGGAAAACAGACTTTATCAATCTGACTGGCTTATGAGATTTTATGGTTTTAAAGCGGAGGAAATTTTAGACCCAAATGTTCCTTTCCTTGATTTGGAAATGGATCCAAAACTGAGTTGGGCACTCCGAAATTTACATCAATTTCCAGTAAACATCCAGACTGCCGATTACCAAATGATTTTAAGAATTCCGGGAATTGGAGTTAAATCTGCTCAGAAAATTGTAAGTGCGAGACGTTTTCAGATGTTAACACTGGATCATTTGAAACAATTGGGAGCAGCGGTCAACAGAGCCAAATATTTTATTGATTTCAATGCCGGGAATGCCTATCTGAAATATTTGACAGATAAAAATTTTAGAAAACTATTGGTTGGGGGAAGTTCTTCCAAATTCCACAATCAATTTTCGCAGCAACTGAGCTTATTTTAA